The following proteins come from a genomic window of Trifolium pratense cultivar HEN17-A07 linkage group LG4, ARS_RC_1.1, whole genome shotgun sequence:
- the LOC123922541 gene encoding probable transcription factor At5g61620 — MEWFTWDNDKSFEENLLESPEEILEGQSLVPRQLAAEVKEHTQMIEEGNFELPLPTHKYDCIPKYNTSTDVNKVPPLMKKIKKVQHWKEEEHRLFLEGLEKYGKGNWKAISKYVGTKSYTQVASHAQKYFIRVDQQNVDSSKKSKRRSKFDTTLWNGNFHPLLDRDYIPPPPPNVETQPIVEQLLQQFQQAQKAL; from the exons ATGGAGTGGTTTACATGGGATAATGATAAAAGCTTCGAGGAAAACCTTTTAGAATCTCCAGAAGAGATACTTGAGGGACAATCTCTTGTTCCCAGACAATTAGCGGCCGAAGTAAAGGAGCACACTCAAATGATCGAGGAAGGTAATTTCGAGTTGCCAttgccaacacacaaatatgaTTGTATTCCAAAATACAATACTTCGACGGATGTGAACAAAGTTCCTCCACTTatgaaaaaaatcaagaaaGTGCAACATTGGAAAGAAGAAGAACACAG GTTATTTCTCGAGGGGCTCGAGAAGTATGGCAAGGGAAATTGGAAAGCTATTTCAAAGTATGTTGGCACAAAATCTTATACTCAAGTTGCTAGCCATGCTCAAAAGTATTTCATTCGAGTTGATCAACAAAATGTTGATTCATCAAAAAAGAGTAAAAGAAGAAGTAAATTTGACACTACCTTATGGAACGGAAATTTCCACCCTCTTCTCGATAGGGACTAcattcctcctcctcctccaaatGTTGAGACACAACCAATTGTAGAGCAGTTACTGCAACAATTTCAACAAGCTCAAAAAGCATTGTAG